In Tripterygium wilfordii isolate XIE 37 chromosome 15, ASM1340144v1, whole genome shotgun sequence, one DNA window encodes the following:
- the LOC120016901 gene encoding FT-interacting protein 7 produces MASTSTQKLIVEVVDARNLLPKDGQGTSSPYVVIDFYGQRRRTQTAVRDLNPSWNEVLEFNVGKPSNVFDDMLELDVYHDKNYGPTRRNNFLGRIRLSSRQFVRKGEEALIYYTLERKSLLSWIQGEIGLKIYYAAEVIPIPSPPQSPPPPAGEVKVEKKADGPAAAEDAAAAPRSEQSVGPATDDAKSDTPAEVGPTIEPAKAEPPTESPADDAKPKEEPPADAAAPPETEKPPESEQPPTPPPDTNASPIDQPPETADETSETAEEDIVLEPMAKRVLPQPEVMAASVSGSIPEVKVTRINGPQPISRSPSTFSLESQESVQLERSSFDLVDKMHYLFVRAVKARSLPTKGSPVVKIAVSGTQIQSKPARKAMYYEWDQTFAFGRDSPESSSILEISVWDPPLDAPSDVAGVNFLGGICFDVTEIPLRDPPDSPLAPQWYRLEGGGAHKGDLMLATWVGTQADESFPDAWKTDTAGSIHSRAKVYLSPKLWYLRATVLEAQDILPLMALKEASFQIKAQLGFQVQKTKAAVTRNGAPAWNEDLIFVAAEPFSDHLIFTIEFRQPKGPVTLGLTRIPLTGIERRVDDRKVTSRWFSFEDPNNGKIAYKGRVQLRLCFDGEYHVMDEAAHLCSDYRPTARQLWKPPVGTIEFGIIGCKNLSPMKTIDGKGSVDAYTVAKYGTKWVRTRTVCDSLEPKWNEQYTWRVYDPCTVLTIGVFDSWGVYEIDGSKEATRPDLRIGKVRIRISTLETGKVYRNTYPLLVLGNAGMKKMGEIEVAVRFVRATPTLDFLHVYSQPLLPSMHHIKPLGVVPQEMLRSTAVKIVATHLSRSEPPLRREVVLYLLDADSHTFSMRKVRANWVRIINVLSGVADIVRWIENTRSWKNPTATILVHALLVMLVWFPDLIIPTLAFYVFAIGVWKYRFRSRDPLPHFDPKISLADSIDRDELDEEFDVVPSTRSPDVVRARYDKLRTLGVRVQNVLGDFAAQGERVQALVTWRDPRATGMFVGLCFVVALVLYLVPSKMVAMAFGFYYLRHPMFRDRLPSPALNFFRRLPSLSDRMM; encoded by the coding sequence ATGGCTTCAACTTCAACCCAGAAATTGATTGTGGAGGTTGTTGATGCGAGAAATCTGTTGCCGAAAGATGGACAAGGTACTTCCAGtccttatgttgtgattgatttttATGGACAGAGGAGGAGGACGCAGACAGCTGTTCGGGATTTGAATCCGAGCTGGAATGAGGTTCTCGAGTTCAATGTTGGTAAgccatctaatgtgttcgacgATATGCTTGAACTAGATGTTTATCATGATAAGAATTATGGGCCGACCCGGAGGAACAATTTTCTGGGTCGGATTCGGTTGAGTTCGAGGCAGTTTGTGAGGAAAGGAGAGGAAGCGTTGATTTATTACACTCTGGAGAGAAAAAGCTTGCTCAGTTGGATTCAGGGCGAAATTGGGTTGAAGATTTATTATGCCGCTGAAGTAATACCAATTCCGTCTCCTCCGCAGTCACCACCACCGCCAGCAGGGGAAGTTAAGGTGGAAAAGAAAGCGGATGGACCAGCAGCAGCAGAAGATGCGGCTGCAGCGCCACGGTCTGAACAGTCTGTTGGTCCCGCGACAGATGATGCAAAATCTGATACGCCTGCGGAAGTTGGACCCACCATAGAGCCTGCTAAAGCCGAGCCACCAACTGAGTCACCAGCGGATGATGCAAAGCCAAAGGAAGAGCCACCAGCTGATGCTGCGGCTCCACCAGAGACTGAAAAGCCTCCGGAATCAGAGCAACCGCCCACTCCTCCTCCTGATACGAATGCGAGTCCAATCGATCAACCGCCAGAAACAGCAGATGAGACGTCGGAGACAGCTGAGGAGGACATTGTTTTGGAGCCGATGGCTAAGAGGGTGCTACCACAACCAGAAGTGATGGCTGCATCAGTTTCAGGGTCAATTCCGGAGGTCAAAGTAACCAGAATAAACGGTCCACAACCCATTTCGAGATCACCATCGACGTTCTCCTTGGAGTCTCAGGAAAGTGTTCAACTCGAACGGTCATCGTTTGATCTAGTTGACAAGATGCACTACCTCTTCGTTCGTGCGGTGAAAGCACGATCCCTCCCTACAAAGGGCAGTCCTGTCGTAAAGATTGCCGTTTCCGGCACCCAAATACAGTCAAAGCCTGCCCGTAAAGCGATGTACTATGAGTGGGACCAGACATTCGCATTTGGCCGCGACTCACCTGAATCTTCCTCCATTTTAGAGATCTCAGTTTGGGACCCACCACTGGACGCTCCATCTGATGTGGCAGGTGTGAATTTCTTAGGTGGCATTTGCTTCGACGTGACGGAAATCCCACTCCGAGACCCACCAGACAGCCCCTTGGCCCCACAATGGTACAGGCTGGAAGGTGGAGGAGCCCACAAGGGCGACCTGATGCTTGCCACGTGGGTGGGAACCCAAGCTGACGAGTCATTTCCCGATGCATGGAAGACCGACACAGCCGGTAGCATTCATTCTCGAGCCAAAGTCTACCTCTCGCCGAAACTGTGGTACCTTAGAGCCACCGTGCTTGAAGCTCAAGACATTTTGCCTTTAATGGCGTTAAAGGAAGCGTCCTTTCAAATTAAAGCACAGCTTGGCTTCCAAGTTCAGAAGACCAAAGCCGCCGTTACTCGTAACGGAGCTCCTGCTTGGAACGAAGACTTAATATTTGTAGCCGCCGAGCCATTTAGTGACCACTTAATTTTCACAATCGAATTCCGGCAACCGAAAGGACCAGTTACTCTTGGTCTAACAAGAATACCGCTTACAGGCATAGAGCGACGAGTCGATGATAGGAAAGTGACTTCGCGGTGGTTCAGCTTCGAAGATCCAAACAACGGGAAAATAGCATACAAAGGTAGGGTCCAACTAAGGCTATGCTTTGATGGTGAATATCACGTGATGGATGAGGCGGCGCACTTGTGCAGTGATTACCGTCCCACGGCGAGGCAGTTATGGAAACCACCGGTCGGCACTATTGAGTTCGGTATAATCGGGTGCAAAAATCTGTCACCGATGAAAACAATCGACGGCAAAGGATCCGTGGATGCGTATACGGTGGCTAAATACGGTACCAAGTGGGTACGTACGCGTACAGTGTGCGACAGTTTGGAACCGAAGTGGAATGAGCAGTACACGTGGAGGGTCTACGATCCATGCACGGTGTTAACCATTGGTGTATTTGATAGTTGGGGTGTGTATGAGATCGACGGTTCAAAAGAGGCCACGCGTCCAGACTTACGTATCGGTAAAGTAAGGATACGTATATCTACTCTTGAAACCggaaaagtgtatagaaatacGTATCCACTGCTAGTGTTGGGAAATGCTGGCATGAAAAAAATGGGTGAGATAGAGGTGGCTGTACGGTTCGTCCGTGCAACTCCAACTCTAGATTTCTTACACGTGTACTCACAGCCATTGTTACCGTCGATGCACCACATAAAGCCTTTGGGGGTGGTACCGCAGGAGATGTTGAGGAGCACGGCAGTAAAGATCGTGGCCACACACTTGTCGCGATCAGAGCCGCCGCTTAGACGTGAGGTTGTGCTTTACTTGCTTGATGCGGACTCGCACACTTTCAGCATGCGTAAAGTTCGTGCCAATTGGGTTAGAATTATTAACGTACTTTCGGGTGTAGCTGATATCGTACGGTGGATAGAGAATACACGTTCGTGGAAGAATCCAACGGCTACAATACTTGTACATGCACTGCTGGTGATGCTGGTGTGGTTCCCTGATTTGATCATTCCAACTTTAGCCTTCTATGTTTTTGCGATTGGAGTGTGGAAGTACAGGTTCCGGTCAAGGGACCCACTACCGCACTTCGATCCTAAAATCTCATTGGCTGATTCCATTGACCGTGATGAGCTGGACGAGGAGTTTGATGTAGTGCCAAGCACTAGATCACCGGATGTGGTGCGAGCGAGATATGATAAGCTGCGTACGCTCGGTGTACGTGTGCAGAATGTATTGGGTGATTTCGCTGCACAAGGCGAGCGTGTACAAGCGTTGGTGACGTGGAGGGATCCACGTGCGACGGGGATGTTTGTGGGGCTGTGTTTTGTGGTGGCTTTGGTTCTCTACTTGGTACcatcaaagatggttgcaatgGCTTTTGGATTCTATTATCTCCGCCATCCGATGTTCCGTGATCGATTGCCATCACCGGCTTTGAACTTCTTTAGAAGACTACCTTCACTGTCCGATCGAATGATGTGA
- the LOC120016866 gene encoding uncharacterized protein LOC120016866 isoform X2: MEMLLSPQGQRKNLETPSRKSSFCGSKKDLCIVVREGSISDVDSALALLKKNGGNINSRNTFGLTPLHIATWRNHIPIVRRLLAAGADPDARDGESGWSSLHRSLHFGHLAVASILLQSGASVILEDSKSQIPVDLLSGPVLQAVGSGQTSATEVFSWGSGANYQLGTGNERIQKLPCKVDSLHGSFVKLISAAKFHSIAVTTRGEVYTWGFGRGGRLGHPDFDIHSGQAAVITPRQVTLGLGCRRVKAVAAAKHHTVLATEGGEVFTWGSNREGQLGYTSVDTQPTPRRVSSLKSRIVAVAAANKHTAVVSESGEVFTWGCNREGQLGYGTSNSASNYTPRVVEFLKGKVFTGVAAAKYHTIVLGTDGEVYTWGHRLVTPRRVVVARNLKKVGSAPLKFHRMERLHVVSVAAGMVHSMALTKDGALFYWISSDPDLRCQQLYSVCGKNVVRISAGKYWIAAVTATGDVYMWDGKKGKDKPPIITRLHGVKKATSVSVGETHLLIVASLHHPVYRPNVVINPLKPQLNAANEIEEVDEGFMFNNMEADGISSSALKDVPKDRPVPSLKSLCEKVAAECLVEPRNAIQLLEIADSLEADNLRKHCEEIVIRNLDYIVTVSSHAFASASPYILANLEKLLDEKSSESWSYRRLPTPTATFPVVINSEEEDSDSEVLRIRDSGMNSSTWRDGRNRRLDSFLQPDDDPNHGICRKVRALRKKLQQIEMLETKQSSGQHLDDQQVAKLKTKPVLESSLVDLGVVGEALEVKPPPSVSADGKGNKKAVVSRKQRRKSKQRAGKVEILSGPGETPTDPKPVKDFLNVEISQVFSKEEDAMSEVSMVSQAPEEPAFIVQKKDSSDSTKNKSVTKKKNRKGGLSLFLSGALDDTPKVVAPPAPTPKTQGPVWGGAKISKGSASLCAIQDEQSKTKVNLQTGKVDRVEDLRDVRNDSKISLSSFFPSKPIPVVPQPLASPASDVERSTPPWASGTPPHLPSLRAIQMQQGKHPQSLSHSPKIRTAGFSVSTSQGSPSDSPGMNRWFKPESDTPSSIRSIQIEEKAVKDLRRFYSSVKIVKN, encoded by the exons ATGGAGATGCTATTGTCACCTCAAGGACAGAGAAAGAATCTCGAAACACCTTCTCGAAAATCCTCATTCTGCGGCTCCAAAAAAGATCTATGTATTGTGGTGAGAGAAGGGTCCATATCCGATGTGGATTCAGCATTAGCACTACTgaagaagaatggaggaaatATCAATTCGAGGAACACTTTTGGCCTGACTCCTCTACATATTGCAACTTGGAGAAATCACATTCCCATCGTTAGGAGGCTGCTTGCTGCTGGTGCTGACCCTGATGCCAGG GATGGTGAATCGGGATGGAGTAGCCTTCATAGGTCCCTGCACTTTGGACATCTCGCGGTAGCAAGTATTCTTCTCCAATCTGGCGCTTCTGTTATTCTTGAGGACTCTAAATCTCAAATTCCTGTCGATCTTCTTTCTGGCCCTGTGTTGCAGGCTGTAGGAAGTGGACAAACTTCAG CTACTGAGGTGTTTAGCTGGGGAAGTGGTGCGAACTACCAACTTGGAACTGGAAATGAACGCATACAGAAGTTGCCATGCAAAGTTGATTCACTTCATGGCTCTTTTGTCAAGTTGATCTCTGCTGCAAAGTTCCATAGCATAGCTGTCACTACTCGTGGAGAAGTCTACACTTGGGGATTTGGAAGGGGGGGCCGTCTTGGACACCCTGATTTTGATATCCACAG TGGTCAGGCAGCTGTTATCACTCCCCGCCAGGTGACTTTGGGCTTAGGTTGCCGCCGTGTAAAGGCAGTTGCGGCAGCTAAACATCACACAGTTCTTGCCACAGAAGGCGGGGAAGTATTCACCTGGGGATCTAACAGAG AGGGGCAGCTTGGCTACACTTCCGTGGATACCCAACCAACACCTCGAAGAGTTAGTTCACTTAAGTCCAGGATTGTTGCTGTTGCTGCAGCAAACAAACACACGGCTGTAGTTTCTGAATCTGGAGAAGTTTTCACTTGGGGCTGCAACAGGGAGGGTCAGCTTGGTTATGGTACCTCTAACTCGGCATCTAATTACACTCCAAGAGTTGTTGAATTCCTGAAAGGCAAGGTTTTCACTGGAGTTGCAGCGGCAAAGTACCACACAATTGTCTTAGGAACTGATGGAGAG GTGTACACATGGGGTCATCGGCTTGTTACACCGAGACGTGTTGTTGTTGCTAGAAATTTAAAGAAAGTTGGTAGTGCTCCTTTGAAGTTTCATCGCATGGAACGGCTACATGTGGTGTCCGTAGCTGCAGGAATGGTGCATAGCATGGCTCTCACAAAAGATGGTGCATTATTTTATTGGATTTCATCAGATCCTGACCTTAGATGTCAACAG CTATATTCTGTCTGCGGGAAAAATGTGGTGAGAATATCTGCAGGCAAGTACTGGATTGCAGCGGTTACTGCTACAGGGGATGTTTACATGTGGGATGGAAAGAAAGGCAAAGATAAGCCACCAATTATTACTCGGCTACATGGTGTAAAGAAGGCTACTTCAGTCTCAGTTGGTGAAACACATCTACTCATTGTTGCTTCTCTCCATCATCCTGTTTATCGTCCCAATGTGGTCATAAATCCTCTGAAGCCGCAATTGAATGCTGCAAATGAAATAGAAGAGGTTGATGAAGGTTTTATGTTTAACAATATGGAGGCTGATGGAATTTCATCTAGTGCACTAAAGGATGTTCCTAAGGACAGGCCTGTACCGAGCTTAAAAAGTCTGTGTGAAAAAGTGGCAGCAGAGtgtctagttgagcctcgaAATGCTATCcaattgcttgaaattgcagattCTCTTGAAGCAGATAATCTGAGGAAGCATTGTGAG GAGATTGTTATTCGCAACCTTGACTATATTGTAACTGTCTCATCGCATGCTTTTGCAAGTGCTTCACCATATATTTTGGCTAATCTTGAAAAGCTCTTAGACGAGAAGTCATCTGAATCGTGGAGTTACCGCAGGCTTCCAACTCCAACCGCTACTTTTCCTGTTGTCATCAATAGTGAAGAAGAGGACAGTGACAGCGAGGTTCTGAGGATTCGGGACAGTGGTATGAATAGTTCCACCTGGAGAGATGGAAGAAACAGGAGATTGGATTCCTTTCTTCAACCTGATGATGATCCTAATCATGGCATTTGCAGAAAGGTTCGCGCTCTGCGAAAGAAGTTGCAACAGATTGAAATGTTGGAAACCAAGCAATCTAGTGGGCAACATCTCGATGACCAGCAGGTTGCAAAGCTTAAAACCAAGCCAGTTCTTGAAAGTTCACTTGTTGACCTGGGTGTTGTCGGGGAAGCGCTCGAGGTGAAACCACCACCTTCAGTTTCGGCAGATGGAAAAGGGAATAAGAAAGCTGTTGTATCAAGAAAACAAAGGAGAAAGAGCAAACAAAGGGCAGGGAAAGTAGAAATACTGTCTGGTCCTGGTGAGACTCCAACAGATCCAAAACCTGTGAAGGATTTCTTGAATGTCGAAATCTCCCAAGTTTTCAGTAAG GAGGAAGATGCCATGTCCGAAGTGAGCATGGTTAGCCAAGCCCCGGAAGAGCCTGCTTTCATTGTTCAGAAAAAAGACAGCTCTGACTCAACCAAAAATAAGTCAGTGACCAAGAAAAAGAACAGGAAGGGTGGACTTTCTTTGTTCTTGAGTGGTGCTCTTGATGACACTCCGAAAGTTGTTGCTCCACCTGCGCCAACACCAAAAACACAGGGTCCTGTGTGGGGTGGGGCCAAGATTTCAAAGGGTTCTGCTTCGCTTTGTGCAATCCAGGATGAGCAGAGTAAAACCAAGGTCAACCTGCAGACGGGAAAAGTAGATCGTGTTGAAGATCTGCGTGATGTTAGAAATGACAGCAAAATTTCGTTaagttctttttttccttcaaagcCAATCCCAGTGGTCCCACAACCCCTTGCATCTCCGGCTTCTGATGTCGAAAGAAGCACACCTCCATGGGCTTCTGGAACTCCCCCTCATCTGCCATCTCTTAGGGCCATTCAGATGCAGCAG GGAAAACATCCGCAGAGTCTCTCCCACAGTCCGAAGATAAGGACGGCTGGATTCTCGGTTTCTACTAGTCAGGGATCACCATCAGATTCTCCAGGGATGAACCGCTGGTTCAAACCGGAAAGTGACACACCCTCATCAATTCGTTCAATTCAGATAGAGGAAAAAGCTGTGAAGGACCTCAGGCGCTTTTACAGCAGTGTTAAGATAGTCAAGAACTAG
- the LOC120016866 gene encoding uncharacterized protein LOC120016866 isoform X1 — protein sequence MEMLLSPQGQRKNLETPSRKSSFCGSKKDLCIVVREGSISDVDSALALLKKNGGNINSRNTFGLTPLHIATWRNHIPIVRRLLAAGADPDARDGESGWSSLHRSLHFGHLAVASILLQSGASVILEDSKSQIPVDLLSGPVLQAVGSGQTSVATEVFSWGSGANYQLGTGNERIQKLPCKVDSLHGSFVKLISAAKFHSIAVTTRGEVYTWGFGRGGRLGHPDFDIHSGQAAVITPRQVTLGLGCRRVKAVAAAKHHTVLATEGGEVFTWGSNREGQLGYTSVDTQPTPRRVSSLKSRIVAVAAANKHTAVVSESGEVFTWGCNREGQLGYGTSNSASNYTPRVVEFLKGKVFTGVAAAKYHTIVLGTDGEVYTWGHRLVTPRRVVVARNLKKVGSAPLKFHRMERLHVVSVAAGMVHSMALTKDGALFYWISSDPDLRCQQLYSVCGKNVVRISAGKYWIAAVTATGDVYMWDGKKGKDKPPIITRLHGVKKATSVSVGETHLLIVASLHHPVYRPNVVINPLKPQLNAANEIEEVDEGFMFNNMEADGISSSALKDVPKDRPVPSLKSLCEKVAAECLVEPRNAIQLLEIADSLEADNLRKHCEEIVIRNLDYIVTVSSHAFASASPYILANLEKLLDEKSSESWSYRRLPTPTATFPVVINSEEEDSDSEVLRIRDSGMNSSTWRDGRNRRLDSFLQPDDDPNHGICRKVRALRKKLQQIEMLETKQSSGQHLDDQQVAKLKTKPVLESSLVDLGVVGEALEVKPPPSVSADGKGNKKAVVSRKQRRKSKQRAGKVEILSGPGETPTDPKPVKDFLNVEISQVFSKEEDAMSEVSMVSQAPEEPAFIVQKKDSSDSTKNKSVTKKKNRKGGLSLFLSGALDDTPKVVAPPAPTPKTQGPVWGGAKISKGSASLCAIQDEQSKTKVNLQTGKVDRVEDLRDVRNDSKISLSSFFPSKPIPVVPQPLASPASDVERSTPPWASGTPPHLPSLRAIQMQQGKHPQSLSHSPKIRTAGFSVSTSQGSPSDSPGMNRWFKPESDTPSSIRSIQIEEKAVKDLRRFYSSVKIVKN from the exons ATGGAGATGCTATTGTCACCTCAAGGACAGAGAAAGAATCTCGAAACACCTTCTCGAAAATCCTCATTCTGCGGCTCCAAAAAAGATCTATGTATTGTGGTGAGAGAAGGGTCCATATCCGATGTGGATTCAGCATTAGCACTACTgaagaagaatggaggaaatATCAATTCGAGGAACACTTTTGGCCTGACTCCTCTACATATTGCAACTTGGAGAAATCACATTCCCATCGTTAGGAGGCTGCTTGCTGCTGGTGCTGACCCTGATGCCAGG GATGGTGAATCGGGATGGAGTAGCCTTCATAGGTCCCTGCACTTTGGACATCTCGCGGTAGCAAGTATTCTTCTCCAATCTGGCGCTTCTGTTATTCTTGAGGACTCTAAATCTCAAATTCCTGTCGATCTTCTTTCTGGCCCTGTGTTGCAGGCTGTAGGAAGTGGACAAACTTCAG TAGCTACTGAGGTGTTTAGCTGGGGAAGTGGTGCGAACTACCAACTTGGAACTGGAAATGAACGCATACAGAAGTTGCCATGCAAAGTTGATTCACTTCATGGCTCTTTTGTCAAGTTGATCTCTGCTGCAAAGTTCCATAGCATAGCTGTCACTACTCGTGGAGAAGTCTACACTTGGGGATTTGGAAGGGGGGGCCGTCTTGGACACCCTGATTTTGATATCCACAG TGGTCAGGCAGCTGTTATCACTCCCCGCCAGGTGACTTTGGGCTTAGGTTGCCGCCGTGTAAAGGCAGTTGCGGCAGCTAAACATCACACAGTTCTTGCCACAGAAGGCGGGGAAGTATTCACCTGGGGATCTAACAGAG AGGGGCAGCTTGGCTACACTTCCGTGGATACCCAACCAACACCTCGAAGAGTTAGTTCACTTAAGTCCAGGATTGTTGCTGTTGCTGCAGCAAACAAACACACGGCTGTAGTTTCTGAATCTGGAGAAGTTTTCACTTGGGGCTGCAACAGGGAGGGTCAGCTTGGTTATGGTACCTCTAACTCGGCATCTAATTACACTCCAAGAGTTGTTGAATTCCTGAAAGGCAAGGTTTTCACTGGAGTTGCAGCGGCAAAGTACCACACAATTGTCTTAGGAACTGATGGAGAG GTGTACACATGGGGTCATCGGCTTGTTACACCGAGACGTGTTGTTGTTGCTAGAAATTTAAAGAAAGTTGGTAGTGCTCCTTTGAAGTTTCATCGCATGGAACGGCTACATGTGGTGTCCGTAGCTGCAGGAATGGTGCATAGCATGGCTCTCACAAAAGATGGTGCATTATTTTATTGGATTTCATCAGATCCTGACCTTAGATGTCAACAG CTATATTCTGTCTGCGGGAAAAATGTGGTGAGAATATCTGCAGGCAAGTACTGGATTGCAGCGGTTACTGCTACAGGGGATGTTTACATGTGGGATGGAAAGAAAGGCAAAGATAAGCCACCAATTATTACTCGGCTACATGGTGTAAAGAAGGCTACTTCAGTCTCAGTTGGTGAAACACATCTACTCATTGTTGCTTCTCTCCATCATCCTGTTTATCGTCCCAATGTGGTCATAAATCCTCTGAAGCCGCAATTGAATGCTGCAAATGAAATAGAAGAGGTTGATGAAGGTTTTATGTTTAACAATATGGAGGCTGATGGAATTTCATCTAGTGCACTAAAGGATGTTCCTAAGGACAGGCCTGTACCGAGCTTAAAAAGTCTGTGTGAAAAAGTGGCAGCAGAGtgtctagttgagcctcgaAATGCTATCcaattgcttgaaattgcagattCTCTTGAAGCAGATAATCTGAGGAAGCATTGTGAG GAGATTGTTATTCGCAACCTTGACTATATTGTAACTGTCTCATCGCATGCTTTTGCAAGTGCTTCACCATATATTTTGGCTAATCTTGAAAAGCTCTTAGACGAGAAGTCATCTGAATCGTGGAGTTACCGCAGGCTTCCAACTCCAACCGCTACTTTTCCTGTTGTCATCAATAGTGAAGAAGAGGACAGTGACAGCGAGGTTCTGAGGATTCGGGACAGTGGTATGAATAGTTCCACCTGGAGAGATGGAAGAAACAGGAGATTGGATTCCTTTCTTCAACCTGATGATGATCCTAATCATGGCATTTGCAGAAAGGTTCGCGCTCTGCGAAAGAAGTTGCAACAGATTGAAATGTTGGAAACCAAGCAATCTAGTGGGCAACATCTCGATGACCAGCAGGTTGCAAAGCTTAAAACCAAGCCAGTTCTTGAAAGTTCACTTGTTGACCTGGGTGTTGTCGGGGAAGCGCTCGAGGTGAAACCACCACCTTCAGTTTCGGCAGATGGAAAAGGGAATAAGAAAGCTGTTGTATCAAGAAAACAAAGGAGAAAGAGCAAACAAAGGGCAGGGAAAGTAGAAATACTGTCTGGTCCTGGTGAGACTCCAACAGATCCAAAACCTGTGAAGGATTTCTTGAATGTCGAAATCTCCCAAGTTTTCAGTAAG GAGGAAGATGCCATGTCCGAAGTGAGCATGGTTAGCCAAGCCCCGGAAGAGCCTGCTTTCATTGTTCAGAAAAAAGACAGCTCTGACTCAACCAAAAATAAGTCAGTGACCAAGAAAAAGAACAGGAAGGGTGGACTTTCTTTGTTCTTGAGTGGTGCTCTTGATGACACTCCGAAAGTTGTTGCTCCACCTGCGCCAACACCAAAAACACAGGGTCCTGTGTGGGGTGGGGCCAAGATTTCAAAGGGTTCTGCTTCGCTTTGTGCAATCCAGGATGAGCAGAGTAAAACCAAGGTCAACCTGCAGACGGGAAAAGTAGATCGTGTTGAAGATCTGCGTGATGTTAGAAATGACAGCAAAATTTCGTTaagttctttttttccttcaaagcCAATCCCAGTGGTCCCACAACCCCTTGCATCTCCGGCTTCTGATGTCGAAAGAAGCACACCTCCATGGGCTTCTGGAACTCCCCCTCATCTGCCATCTCTTAGGGCCATTCAGATGCAGCAG GGAAAACATCCGCAGAGTCTCTCCCACAGTCCGAAGATAAGGACGGCTGGATTCTCGGTTTCTACTAGTCAGGGATCACCATCAGATTCTCCAGGGATGAACCGCTGGTTCAAACCGGAAAGTGACACACCCTCATCAATTCGTTCAATTCAGATAGAGGAAAAAGCTGTGAAGGACCTCAGGCGCTTTTACAGCAGTGTTAAGATAGTCAAGAACTAG